Proteins from a genomic interval of Paenibacillus lentus:
- a CDS encoding ArsR/SmtB family transcription factor: MDKNQHATLRSDIIDNVSTTFKALADPTRIRILYLLSEEECAVSHIAEILELSQSAVSHQLSLLRNLRLVKYRREANTLYYSCDDDHVISLLKQAISHVDCD, from the coding sequence ATGGATAAAAATCAACATGCTACATTAAGATCAGACATTATTGACAATGTATCGACCACGTTTAAAGCACTCGCTGATCCGACACGGATTCGTATTCTTTATTTGTTGTCTGAAGAGGAATGCGCAGTGTCCCATATCGCGGAGATATTGGAATTATCACAGTCGGCAGTGTCGCATCAGCTCAGTTTGTTAAGGAATTTACGGCTCGTGAAATATAGGAGAGAGGCTAACACGTTGTATTATTCTTGTGATGATGATCATGTCATTTCTTTGCTGAAGCAGGCGATAAGTCATGTTGATTGTGACTAG